The Desulfonatronum thiodismutans nucleotide sequence CGTGACCAGGATGGTCCTGTCGGCCAGGATCCCCCGGATGCCTTCATTATCAAGGATTACGGCCGGTCGGCCCAGCAAATCCTGAAAATTGACCTCCCGCAGGGAGCGGACGCTGACCTTGCCGTCGATGATCTCTCCGATCACCGGCAACGTCTTGAAAGGGATGCCCACCTGTTTGCACAACTCGACGATGGAACGCATCCGGGTGCCGCTGACCGAGGGCAGAGCGATCAGCAGTTCATCCGGCACCAACTTTTCCACCACGTACGGCAGCATGGAGATTTCTTCCAGTACCGGAACCCCGTGCAGAGTTCGTCCCCGCTTGCCCGGATCGTCGTCCAGAAAGCCCAGCACGTGATGATCCAGGTCCGGATTTTCCTGGATCTCCCGCAGAATCTTCTCCCCGGCGTCCCCGGCCCCCAGGATCAGCACTCGCTTGCCCTTGGGCGTGCGCCGCAGGGGAACGCACCAGGGGAAATTGCGAATACTGCCCTGCATGGTGTAACCGGACCGGATCACCATCCGCAGCCCTCCGGCAAAAAGCATGGTAAAGGCCGCGTCCAGCACGAACACCGTGCGCGGATACCCTTCCAGGCGGTTCCAGGTGAACATCAGGGCCACCAGAAGCAGGCTGCTGATCAACGCCGCCTGGACCACATGCCACAAATCGCCCAACCCCGTGTACCGCCACATGCCGCGGTACAGCCCGAAAACGGTGAACACCACCAGTTTCAGCGGGAGGGCGATCATCACCAAGTGAATCATCTGCGCCTGGTAGAGGTCATCCACATGGAAATCAAAGCGAATCAGATAGCTCAGGACCATGGCCAGGGCGAACAGCAGGCCGTCGGTCAGGAACATGACGTAGAGTTTGGGATTTTTGAACTGGTGAAACATGGTCGGCGAGAATCGAGAAAAAAAGAGAAGGCTCAATGTCGACGGAGAACCGTTGACGATACGAATACGCGTGGGCTTTCGACGCCCGGAGACTCAGGGTTCGTCGCTCCCGGAACGACTTAAAGTCGGGCGGCCCAAAGGCCGTCCAGACGGTCCTGAGCCAGAATCTGTCTGACGCGCAGGCCAACCAAGACAACCCAAAGCAGGCCAACTCCCGCCAGGGAAACGCCCATGGCCTGCCACATTTCGGGTTCCATGCCCCCTCCGGAAGAGGACATCACGGACGGATGAATGCTGCGCCACAACCGGGTGGAGAAAAAGACCAGCGGGATGTCCACGAAGGCCACGATGCCCAGCACCGCGCAGAGGGTCCGGCGTTTGACCTCGGGGATCGGGGAGGTGCGCAGCACCAGGTAGCCCATGTACACGAACCACATGATCAGGGCCGTGGTCAGCCGGGGGTCCCAGGTCCACCAGACGTTCCAGATGGGCCTGGCCCACAGGGAACCGGTGATCAGGGCCAGACCGCTGAACAAAACGCCCAGCTCCGCGGCCGCGCCGGCCAGGGCG carries:
- the ccsA gene encoding cytochrome c biogenesis protein CcsA, whose product is MKNSALLSTLAVVAALTLVAAHLAIWLHAPVEATMGLVQKIFYLHLPLAWWALLSFFLVFVGSVGVLVRKTPVWDALAGAAAELGVLFSGLALITGSLWARPIWNVWWTWDPRLTTALIMWFVYMGYLVLRTSPIPEVKRRTLCAVLGIVAFVDIPLVFFSTRLWRSIHPSVMSSSGGGMEPEMWQAMGVSLAGVGLLWVVLVGLRVRQILAQDRLDGLWAARL